In Perca flavescens isolate YP-PL-M2 chromosome 7, PFLA_1.0, whole genome shotgun sequence, the following proteins share a genomic window:
- the bcap31 gene encoding B-cell receptor-associated protein 31, with the protein MSLQWTAVATFLYAEVFFVLLLCIPFISPKRWNNIFKSRIIQTIALYGNTSFIVAIAILVFLLIDAFREVRKYSVTEKVDLTNNPVAIEHIHMKLFRAQRNEYIAGFALLLCLLLRRLATLLSQQASLMASNEAFKKQAEGASNAAKKYMDENELLQEKLRDAGVEVPEAGKKGARPQEENKTLKEELKTLKEELDATKKALQKSDSDVRAMKKQSENLTVEYDRLLEEHSKLLATSDKKSD; encoded by the exons ATGAGTCTGCAGTGGACGGCCGTGGCCACCTTCCTGTACGCTGAGGTCTTCTTTGTTCTGCTGCTCTGCATCCCCTTCATCTCCCCCAAAAG GTGGAATAATATCTTCAAGTCTCGGATCATCCAGACCATCGCGCTTTATGGAAACACTTCTTTCATAGTGGCCATCGCCATCCTCGTCTTCCTGCTAATCG ATGCCTTCCGTGAGGTGAGGAAATACAGCGTGACGGAGAAGGTGGATCTGACCAACAACCCGGTGGCCATCGAACACATCCACATGAAACTGTTCAGAGCTCAGAGGAACGAGTACATCGCCGGCTTCGCTCTGCTGCTCTGCCT gTTGCTGCGTCGTCTCGCCACTCTTCTCTCCCAGCAGGCCTCGCTCATGGCCTCCAACGAAGCTTTCAAGAAGCAGGCGGAGGGCGCCAGCAACGCTGCCAAGAAGTACATGGATGAGAACGAGCTGCTGCAAGag AAACTCCGTGATGCTGGCGTGGAGGTGCCGGAGGCCGGGAAGAAGGGAGCCAGACCACAGGAAGAGAACAAGACTCTGAAAGAGGAGTTGAAGACCCTGAAGGAGGAGCTGGATGCCACCAAGAAAG CGCTGCAGAAGTCGGACAGTGACGTCCGTGCGATGAAGAAACAGAGCGAAAATCTGACGGTTGAGTACGACAGACTGCTGGAGGAACACAGCAAACTgctg GCGACCAGCGACAAGAAGTCCGACTGA